The genome window TCCTCCCTGAGGGCACGGTCGTCGCGCGGGAGACAGTCCGAACGTCCCCCTGTCTTGGGAGCGATTCATGTTCCGCAAAAGACAACGGGCGCCTGCAGGCGCCCGTCGAAGTTGCAGCGAGCCGGCGGTGAGGAGCCGGCCGCGTCGTGAGGATCAGTAGTGGTAGGCGCTTTCGCCGTGTTCCGTCACGTCCAGACCTTCACGTTCACGCTCCTCGGAAACCCGCAGTCCGATCAGCATGTCGACGATCTTGAAGGCGATGAAGGACACCACCGCGGACCAGATGACCGTGGTGATGACGGCCGTGGCCTGGGTCGCGAGCTGTCCACCGATGGAGAAATCGGGGCTCGCGGCGTTCTTCACATAGTCCCAGATCCCGGAACCGCCAAGGCTAGGCGATGCAAAGATGCCGGTGCCGAGGGCGCCTACGATGCCGCCAACCCCATGGACGCCGAACACGTCCAGCGCATCGTCCGCACCGAGCAGACGCTTGAGTCCCGTCACGCCCCAGAGGCAGACAGCCCCTGCAACCGCACCAAGAACGATGGCTCCCATCGGTCCGACGAATCCGCAGGCCGGGGTGATCGCCACCAGTCCCGCGACGGCGCCGGAGGCTGCACCGAGCATGGAAGGCTTGCCCTTGATGGCCCACTCGAGGAACGTCCACGCCAGAGTCGCCGCTGCCGTTGCCACGAAAGTGTTGAGGAACGCCATCGCTGCAACGCCGCTCGCCTCGAGGTTGGATCCGACGTTGAAGCCGAACCAGCCCACCCACAGAAGCGATGCGCCGATCATCGTCATGGTCAGGCTGTGAGGAGTCAGCGCTTCACGGCCGTAACCGATCCGCTTGCCCACAAGGTACGCACCGACCAGACCTGCCACCCCCGCATTGATGTGCACTACCGTGCCGCCAGCGAAGTCCAGCGCCCCTTTCGCCCAGAGCCATCCCGCGTTGGCAGTCACTTGTGCGAGCGATGCGTCGTCGGTGATGGCGTCGGGACCGTCCCAGTACCAGACCATGTGGGCCATGGGCAGATACGAGAAGGTGAACCAGATCACCATGAACAGCAGCACGGCGCTGAACTTCATGCGCTCGGCGAAGGCACCGATGATGAGGCAGGGCGTGATGGCGGCGAACGTCATCTGGAAGACGACGAACATGATCTCCGGTATGGCCACTCCCTTGGAGAACGTCGCGGCGAGGGAGTCGGGTGTGATTCCGCTCAGGAATGCCTTGGAGAGACCGCCGAAGAAGGGGTTGCCCCCCGTGAACGCCACACTGTACCCGTAGATCGACCACAACACGGCGAGCAGAGAGAAGGTGACGAGCACCTGCATCAGCACGGACAGCATGTTCTTGGTTCGAACCAGGCCGCCATAGAACAAGGCAAGCCCCGGGATCGTCATGAGAATGACGAGCACGGTCGCGACGTACATGAACGTCGTGTCACCCTTGTCCACCTTGGGTGCTGGTGCAGCCGCAGGCGCTTCCGCTTCTGCCGGAGTGGCAGCGGCAGCAGGCGCCTCTGCCGGTGCCGCCGGTTTTGCAGCATCCGCCGCGGCCGCCGTCGCTGCTGCCGGCTCTGCAGGCTTGTCTTGTGCCATCCCCATGCCGGTCCAGCCTAGGGCGGCCGTGACGACGAGCAGGGTTAGAAACTTCTTCATGGGATTCTCCCCGATTGACTGATCAAAGTGCCTCGGCGCCGGTCTCGCCGGTGCGGATTCTCACGACCTGCTCCAGTTCGAAGACGAAGATCTTTCCGTCGCCGATCTTTCCGGTGTTGGCCGACTTCTCGATCGCCTCGATGACCTGGTCGAGCATTTCGGTCTTGATCGCAGCTTCGATCTTCACCTTGGGCAGGAAGTCCACGACGTACTCCGCGCCGCGGTAGAGCTCTGTGTGACCCTTCTGTCGTCCGAAGCCCTTGACTTCGGTGACCGTGATGCCTTGGACGCCGATGGCTGACAAGGCTTCGCGCACCTCGTCGAGCTTGAACGGCTTGATGATGGCGGTGACGAGTTTCATGTTGGTACCCGGATTCCAGTTGGTGGAGCAGGCCGTCGCCTGCTCCTGGTCTAGGACTCAGAACGCCTTGGTGGCGGTCACGAAGAACTGACCGTCGCCCACAGCTTCGCCGAAGCGATCCGCCCAGACGGCGACGGGGGCAGTTCCGGTGACAGTCTCCTTGGCATTGCTGCGCCAGTAGTACGCACCCCAGGTGATGCCGCCCCAATCAGCCGTGGCACCCACTTTCCAGTCGACAACGTTGAAGACGTCGTTCTTCAGGCCCAGGTTCTTGTAGGCCTGCATCTCTCCGTTGAAGCGCCACGTGCCGATATGGCCAACGAGATTGATCCCCTCGGCGATGGGGTAGGTCGCGCTGAGATCCGCGTAGTAGGTCCCTTTGGCGTCCCCGATCATGAACACGCCGTCCGTGACTGCCCAGTACAGCTTGGCCGTGATCCACTTCCAGCTGCCGGCCACATACACCTCAGCCGTGTTGGGAGTCTTCAATCCATTGGTGAAGCCGGTATCGAGCTTGTAGCGGCCGGGGTAGTAGTAATACACATAGCCGACGTCGTAGCCGAGGTCCTCACCGATCTTGTTGCGGAACCCCCCGTAAAGATCGATCTCGAGGCTCGCGCTGATGTCGGAGTTGCCGCCATACACGGCGCCGTTGACGCCGGGAGCGGCCCGGCCGAAGAAGTCCCCGGGGAAGCTTATGTTGGACCAGAATGTGCCCGCGTACAGACCCGATGCGTGGCCGTACTCGAGCGTTCCTTGAACGGCCGGCTTGCGACCGGTCTGGGAAAGGCCACGCACGATGTAGTCGGTGGTGAGCGTCAAGTTGCCCGTGACGCTGTGGGGTGACTTCTCCTCATCCGCTTGCACCCCGAGAGAGACCGACGCGCCCAGTGATGCAAGGCCGATTGCGATGACAGTCTTTCGAAGCTTCATACGAGTTCCTCTAGAGAGAGTTGTGACAGTTTGGGCGGCAGTCCGCACAAAGGTGCTGAGCGCAAGGCCCATGCCACGAAAAATAAACATATATATCAATATATTGAAGCATTGGTGCGGCGCGACAATCGGTAATGTGCACCACATTGGTGCTTTCAGCCCATTCTCGCGCACCATGGCCGTGCGCTCCCCGGTCGAATGGCCGGAGACGTCTGGCGCGGCGACGGATCGCAGTGATCTGCTAGACTCGAAAACGTCGCGACCGCGAGGCGCCAGGCATTTGTTTCCGGCGTTTCCGCTGCCGATCGATCCTCTTCAACATCGCACTCCGACCGATCCGAATCTCATGGCCATTCCCGATCCGCTCAACGAACTCGCACAGCGGTTGCGCGAGGCAGGCGCCAACTCTCCTCTCGCGGATATCGAAAAGAACTCGAGGGCACTGTTCACGAACGTTCTGGGCAAGCTGGATCTGGTGACGCGCGAGGAATTCGATGCCCAGGCACGCGTCCTGGCCCGGACCCGGGAAAAACTCGAGGCGCTGGAGCGCCGAGTCCAGGAAATGGAAACTGCAGCCGGGGCCAAGAGTCCAGCCGACTGACGCGAGGTCACGCCGTGGGGCTCGCCGTTCTCCGCAGCCGATCGCTCGCGGGCATGGAATCGCCGGAGGTGATGGTCGAAGTACACCTGGCCAATGGACTGCCTTCGTTTTCCATCGTCGGATTGCCCGATACCGAGGTCAAGGAAGCGAAGGACCGCGTCCGCGCGGCCATACAGACTTCCCACTTCGAGTTCCCTGCTCGACGCATCACCGTGAATCTGGCGCCTGCCGACCTGCCCAAGGAAAGCGGCAGATTCGATCTTCCCATTGCGCTCGGAATTCTTGTCGCATCCGGTCAGCTCGATTCGAAGGCGCATGCCGGGCTCGAGTTTGCTGGAGAGTTGGCGCTCACAGGCGAGTTACGTCCCGTACGCGGCGCACTGGCCATGGCCCACCGGGTCAACGCTGCAGGGCGAGGATTCGTGCTGCCGGCCATGAGTGCCCCGGAAGCGTCGCTGGTACGCGGCGCACGAATCTTCGGGGCGTCCTCGCTTCTCGAGGTGTGCGCCCATCTGAACGGACGCGCCGCCCTGTCTCCCTGGACTGCGGACTTGGAAGAAGAGGAGTGCCATTCGTATCCCGACATGGCGGAGGTCAAAGGGCAGGCCGCGGCCAAGCGCGCCTTGGAGATTGCGGCGGCGGGTGCCCACAGCATCCTCATGGTGGGACCGCCGGGCACAGGCAAGACGATGC of Betaproteobacteria bacterium contains these proteins:
- the amt gene encoding ammonium transporter; this translates as MKKFLTLLVVTAALGWTGMGMAQDKPAEPAAATAAAADAAKPAAPAEAPAAAATPAEAEAPAAAPAPKVDKGDTTFMYVATVLVILMTIPGLALFYGGLVRTKNMLSVLMQVLVTFSLLAVLWSIYGYSVAFTGGNPFFGGLSKAFLSGITPDSLAATFSKGVAIPEIMFVVFQMTFAAITPCLIIGAFAERMKFSAVLLFMVIWFTFSYLPMAHMVWYWDGPDAITDDASLAQVTANAGWLWAKGALDFAGGTVVHINAGVAGLVGAYLVGKRIGYGREALTPHSLTMTMIGASLLWVGWFGFNVGSNLEASGVAAMAFLNTFVATAAATLAWTFLEWAIKGKPSMLGAASGAVAGLVAITPACGFVGPMGAIVLGAVAGAVCLWGVTGLKRLLGADDALDVFGVHGVGGIVGALGTGIFASPSLGGSGIWDYVKNAASPDFSIGGQLATQATAVITTVIWSAVVSFIAFKIVDMLIGLRVSEEREREGLDVTEHGESAYHY
- the glnK gene encoding P-II family nitrogen regulator yields the protein MKLVTAIIKPFKLDEVREALSAIGVQGITVTEVKGFGRQKGHTELYRGAEYVVDFLPKVKIEAAIKTEMLDQVIEAIEKSANTGKIGDGKIFVFELEQVVRIRTGETGAEAL
- a CDS encoding accessory factor UbiK family protein, whose amino-acid sequence is MAIPDPLNELAQRLREAGANSPLADIEKNSRALFTNVLGKLDLVTREEFDAQARVLARTREKLEALERRVQEMETAAGAKSPAD